In the genome of Quercus robur chromosome 3, dhQueRobu3.1, whole genome shotgun sequence, one region contains:
- the LOC126716834 gene encoding GATA transcription factor 16-like — protein MMDLSEKESLSVDVIENKKCCTVCKTTKTPLWRGGPAGPKSLCNACGIRDRKRRNSMMGLSHVSYRKKYRSNARATTTATKSNSNVTTSTTSTAKAVGNGGRNLRESLKTKLMALGNDFLLQRLPSVMKKQRCQRRRKLKEEEQAAVCLMALSCGSVFA, from the exons ATGATGGATCTTAGTGAAAAG GAATCATTGTCTGTGGATGTGATTGAGAACAAGAAGTGCTGTACTGTTTGCAAGACCACAAAGACACCCTTGTGGAGAGGTGGGCCAGCTGGGCCCAAG TCACTGTGTAATGCCTGTGGGATCAGGGACAGAAAGAGGAGGAATTCTATGATGGGTTTGAGTCATGTATCATATAGGAAAAAATATAGATCAAATGCTCGTGCTACTACCACTGCCACCAAATCCAATTCCAATGTCACAACCTCAACCACATCCACTGCTAAAGCTGTTGGCAATGGTGGCAGAAATCTGAGAGAGTCTTTGAAGACAAAATTAATGGCTTTGGGAAATGATTTCTTGCTGCAAAGGTTACCATCAGTGATGAAGAAACAGAGGTGCCAGAGGAGGAGGAAGTTGAAGGAGGAGGAACAAGCTGCAGTGTGTTTGATGGCACTGTCCTGTGGTTCTGTTTTTGCCTAA
- the LOC126716835 gene encoding importin subunit alpha-1a-like: protein MSLRPSARTEVRRNRYKVAVDAEEGRRRREDNMVEIRKSRREESLLKKRREGLQQLSSGAAQNQLQQPLLGSSFQSSATGLEKKLEHLPSMVAGVWSDDSNLQLEATTQFRKLLSIERSPPIEEVIQSGVVPRFVEFLMREDYPQLQFEAAWALTNIASGTSENTKVVIDHGAVPIFVKLLGSPSDDVREQAVWALGNVAGDSPRCRDLVLGNGALLPLLAQLNEHAKLSMLRNATWTLSNFCRGKPQPPFDQVKPALPALARLIHSNDEEVLTDACWALSYLSDGTNDKIQAVIEAGVCPRLVELLFHPSPSVLIPALRTVGNIVTGDDMQTQVIINHNALPCLLNLLNNNYKKSIKKEACWTISNITAGNKEQIQAVIAADIIAPLVNLLQNAEFDIRKEAAWAISNATSGGSPEQIKYLVNQGCIKPLCDLLICPDPRIVTVCLEGLENILKVGEADKNSGSSGDVNLYAQMIDDAEGLEKIENLQSHDNTEIYEKAVKILETYWLEEDDETMPGDAAQSTFNFGGSEVPSVPSGGFKFD, encoded by the exons aTGTCGTTGAGGCCGAGTGCTCGAACGGAGGTGCGGCGGAACAGGTACAAGGTGGCGGTGGACGCGGAGGAGGGGCGGCGGAGGAGGGAAGACAACATGGTGGAGATCCGCAAGTCGCGAAGAGAAGAGAGTCTTTTGAAGAAGCGTCGCGAAGGTCTCCAACAGCTCTCCTCCGGTGCGGCGCAAAACCAGCTGCAGCAACCGCTGCTCGGCTCTTCTTTTCAATCCTCCGCCACCGGTCTCGAAAAGAAA TTAGAACATCTACCATCCATGGTTGCGGGAGTGTGGAGTGATGATAGTAATCTGCAGCTTGAGGCAACTACTCAGTTCAGGAAATTGCTTTCAATTG AGCGTAGCCCTCCAATTGAGGAAGTGATACAGTCGGGTGTTGTTCCTCGCTTTGTTGAGTTTCTCATGAGGGAGGACTACCCACAGCTTCAG TTTGAGGCAGCCTGGGCTCTCACTAACATTGCTTCTGGGACATCTGAGAACACTAAAGTGGTAATTGATCATGGGGCTGTCCCAATATTTGTCAAACTTCTTGGTTCTCCTAGTGATGATGTTCGTGAGCAG GCTGTGTGGGCATTGGGAAATGTTGCTGGTGATTCCCCTAGATGTCGTGACCTTGTCCTAGGCAATGGGGCTTTGCTTCCATTGCTGGCACAGTTGAATGAGCATGCCAAGCTTTCTATGCTGAGAAATGCTACCTGGACACTGTCAAATTTTTGCCGAGGCAAGCCACAGCCTCCTTTTGATCAG GTTAAGCCTGCACTCCCAGCTCTTGCACGCCTTATTCATTCAAATGATGAAGAAGTCTTAACTGATGCTTGCTGGGCACTCTCGTATCTTTCTGATGGTACAAATGACAAAATTCAAGCTGTTATTGAAGCGGGTGTTTGTCCTCGGCTTGTTGAGCTATTATT CCACCCATCTCCTTCTGTGCTCATTCCTGCTCTTCGTACAGTTGGAAATATTGTTACTGGAGATGATATGCAGACTCAG GTTATCATCAACCACAATGCTCTTCCTTGCCTATTAAACCTATTgaacaataattataaaaagagCATTAAGAAGGAAGCTTGTTGGACCATTTCAAATATCACTGCTGGCAATAAGGAGCAGATTCAG GCTGTTATTGCGGCTGATATAATTGCCCCCCTTGTTAATTTGCTTCAAAATGCTGAGTTTGATATTAGGAAAGAGGCTGCGTGGGCAATCTCAAATGCCACATCTGGTGGTTCTCCTGAACAAATCAA GTACCTGGTAAATCAAGGGTGTATCAAGCCCTTGTGTGATCTTCTCATCTGCCCCGATCCAAGGATTGTCACAGTTTGTTTGGAAGGGCTTGAAAACATATTGAAGGTAGGGGAAGCTGATAAGAACTCGGGCAGTTCTGGAGATGTAAATCTCTATGCTCAAATGATTGATGATGCGGAGGGGCTAGAGAAAATTGAGAATCTCCAGAGTCATGACAATACTGAGATTTATGAGAAGGCTGTGAAGATTCTTGAGACATATTGGTTGGAGGAAGATGATGAGACAATGCCAGGTGATGCTGCCCAGTCTACGTTCAACTTTGGAGGGAGCGAAGTTCCTTCTGTTCCTTCAGGTGGATTCAAATTCGACTGA